In Oryza sativa Japonica Group chromosome 3, ASM3414082v1, one DNA window encodes the following:
- the LOC4332607 gene encoding nicotianamine synthase 2, with translation MEAQNQEVAALVEKIAGLHAAISKLPSLSPSAEVDALFTDLVTACVPASPVDVAKLGPEAQAMREELIRLCSAAEGHLEAHYADMLAAFDNPLDHLARFPYYGNYVNLSKLEYDLLVRYVPGIAPTRVAFVGSGPLPFSSLVLAAHHLPDAVFDNYDRCGAANERARRLFRGADEGLGARMAFHTADVATLTGELGAYDVVFLAALVGMAAEEKAGVIAHLGAHMADGAALVVRSAHGARGFLYPIVDLEDIRRGGFDVLAVYHPDDEVINSVIVARKADPRRGGGLAGARGAVPVVSPPCKCCKMEAAAGAFQKAEEFAAKRLSV, from the coding sequence ATGGAGGCTCAGAACCAAGAGGTCGCTGCCCTGGTCGAGAAGATCGCCGGCCTCCACGCCGCCATCTCCAAGCTGCCGTCGCTGAGCCCATCCGCCGAGGTGGACGCGCTCTTCACCGACCTCGTCACGGCGTGCGTCCCGGCGAGCCCCGTCGACGTGGCCAAGCTCGGCCCGGAGGCGCAGGCGATGCGGGAGGAGCTCATCCGCCTCTGCTCCGCCGCCGAGGGCCACCTCGAGGCGCACTACGCCGACATGCTCGCCGCCTTCGACAACCCGCTCGACCACCTCGCCCGCTTCCCGTACTACGGCAACTACGTCAACCTGAGCAAGCTGGAGTACGACCTCCTCGTCCGCTACGTCCCCGGCATTGCCCCCACCCGCGTCGCCTTCGTCGGGTCGGGCCCGCTGCCGTTCAGCTCCCTCGTGCTCGCCGCGCACCACCTGCCGGACGCGGTGTTCGACAACTACGACCGGTGCGGCGCGGCCAACGAGCGGGCGAGGAGGCTGTtccgcggcgccgacgagggccTCGGCGCGCGCATGGCGTTCCACACCGCCGACGTGGCGACCCTGACGGGGGAGCTCGGCGCGTACGACGTCGTGTTCCTGGCGGCGCTCGTGGGCATGGCGGCCGAGGAGAAGGCCGGGGTGATCGCGCACCTGGGCGCGCACATGGCGGACGGCGCGGCGCTCGTCGTGCGGAGCGCGCACGGGGCGCGCGGGTTCCTGTACCCGATCGTCGATCTCGAGGACATCCGGCGGGGCGGGTTCGACGTGCTGGCCGTGTACCACCCCGACGACGAGGTGATCAACTCCGTCATCGTCGCTCGCAAGGCCGAcccgcgtcgcggcggcgggctcgccggCGCACGCGGCGCGGTTCCAGTGGTGAGCCCGCCGTGCAAGTGCTGCAAGAtggaggcggccgccggcgcgttCCAGAAGGCGGAAGAGTTCGCCGCCAAGAGGCTATCCGTCTGA